The following proteins are co-located in the Polyangia bacterium genome:
- a CDS encoding glycosyltransferase, whose product MTTPTSSPSTAALPRVSIIIPVWNQWALTWKCLMAIAANTAGVPHEVIVVDNGSTDETAAALRALESIRHRRNDSNLGFGTACNQGAQMARAPLLLFLNNDTEPQPGWLSAMLRVADADPRVAVVNPRLVFPDGTIQHAGFIVAYGFPYPVSLIPREYQKPASAANERVELRAASAACLLVRTEVFGVLKGFDETFINGYEDVDLCFRVVRGGGRIIYAPDAVVLHHEAMSGGRFKNEAVNLDRFQQRWMGKWEGFDYDYRTNAGRVPADQARPGVSVVVVAWNALPTATPCLENLLACTGPQDEVVIVDDGSVGGSATALAQFAARVPQLARVVRLNDRQGFGRAAQAGLRAARREFAVVMPANLKVSGRWLERLLGHLGADSGIGVLTPSGSGNPVQGKGPLFAPPDARAAARSSVLDKLVTAGPRTTPVPATACLCGRRATLLALADDPALLLGEEATALAARLSQSGQRLAAAQDVFVARINQQSIEPRPVERERYLLQQSANLAAERQRETAEAGATAARPTIVTPQPGRTSIVILVRDNLLLTAECVESIYRHTHRDFELVIVDNGSAPDVGAFFAALQARHGNVVVIRNPENEGFPFGVNQGLAAARGEYVVLLNNDVVVTRGWLSRQLALLTVDPQLAVVGPVTNATSGPQLVGTATYAGLGDVDAFAEQWAVEHAGEMAFVARLTGLCMVMRRSLVDTIGGMDTIFGYGNCEDDDFCLRVLRSGQQIAIAYDVFIHHHGSATFKAMSLSASRMVADNWALFCEKWQHQSRVHTAEALRALAGARPFDPAVDPIPVAYGEIYHPGAAPLSLETAHRQRLLCIPDLADDAWLAAMDGVFRALHNRDPVAVVVRVDPPTAATVERAVAGVKAILSGQGRSLDDAPDIVIEASAIAPRDRGGLYTAATAFIPLPGSRARFLTREAIACGLPIVAAEGVRRFVEQRR is encoded by the coding sequence ATGACCACGCCCACCTCGTCCCCGTCGACCGCCGCTCTGCCACGCGTGTCGATCATCATTCCGGTATGGAACCAGTGGGCGCTGACCTGGAAATGCTTGATGGCCATCGCCGCCAACACCGCCGGCGTCCCGCACGAGGTGATCGTCGTCGACAACGGTTCCACCGACGAAACGGCGGCGGCGCTGCGCGCACTGGAGAGCATCCGCCACCGGCGCAACGACAGCAACCTGGGGTTCGGCACCGCCTGCAATCAGGGCGCGCAGATGGCCCGGGCGCCGCTGCTGTTGTTCCTGAACAACGACACCGAACCGCAGCCGGGCTGGCTGTCCGCCATGCTGCGGGTGGCGGATGCCGACCCGCGCGTGGCGGTGGTGAACCCGCGCCTGGTGTTTCCCGACGGGACCATCCAGCACGCCGGTTTCATCGTCGCTTACGGGTTTCCCTATCCGGTGTCGCTGATCCCGCGCGAGTACCAGAAACCGGCCAGCGCCGCCAACGAACGCGTCGAGCTGCGGGCGGCGTCGGCGGCTTGCCTGCTGGTGCGCACCGAGGTCTTCGGCGTCCTGAAAGGGTTCGACGAGACATTCATCAATGGATACGAAGACGTCGATCTTTGTTTTCGCGTGGTGCGCGGAGGAGGGCGGATCATCTATGCGCCCGACGCGGTGGTGCTGCACCACGAAGCGATGAGCGGCGGCCGCTTCAAGAACGAGGCGGTGAACCTGGATCGATTTCAGCAGCGCTGGATGGGCAAGTGGGAGGGTTTTGATTACGACTATCGAACGAACGCCGGGCGGGTGCCGGCGGATCAGGCGCGGCCCGGCGTCAGCGTGGTGGTGGTGGCGTGGAACGCGCTGCCCACGGCGACGCCGTGCCTGGAAAACCTGCTCGCTTGTACCGGCCCGCAAGACGAGGTGGTGATCGTCGACGACGGGTCGGTGGGCGGGTCGGCGACGGCGCTGGCGCAGTTCGCGGCGCGCGTGCCGCAGCTGGCGCGCGTGGTGCGTTTGAATGATCGGCAGGGCTTTGGGCGGGCGGCGCAGGCGGGGCTGCGCGCTGCCAGGCGCGAGTTTGCCGTGGTGATGCCGGCCAATTTGAAAGTGAGCGGGCGCTGGCTGGAACGTTTGCTCGGGCATCTGGGCGCCGACAGCGGCATCGGCGTGCTCACGCCGTCGGGCAGCGGCAATCCGGTGCAGGGCAAGGGACCGTTGTTCGCGCCGCCCGACGCGCGCGCCGCCGCGCGCTCGTCGGTGCTGGACAAGCTGGTCACGGCGGGCCCGCGCACGACGCCGGTGCCGGCGACCGCTTGCCTCTGCGGCCGCCGGGCCACGCTGCTGGCACTGGCGGATGATCCGGCCTTGCTGCTGGGCGAAGAGGCGACGGCGCTGGCGGCCCGGCTTTCGCAAAGCGGCCAGCGTCTGGCCGCCGCGCAAGACGTCTTCGTCGCGCGCATCAACCAGCAAAGCATCGAGCCGCGGCCGGTCGAGCGCGAGCGATATCTGCTCCAGCAAAGCGCCAACCTGGCCGCCGAACGACAGCGCGAGACCGCCGAGGCCGGCGCGACGGCCGCGAGACCGACCATCGTCACGCCGCAGCCTGGCCGCACCAGCATCGTCATCCTGGTGCGCGACAACTTGTTGCTGACCGCCGAGTGCGTCGAATCGATCTATCGCCACACCCACCGCGACTTCGAGCTCGTCATCGTCGACAACGGCTCGGCGCCGGACGTCGGCGCGTTCTTCGCGGCGCTGCAAGCGCGGCACGGCAACGTGGTGGTCATCCGCAATCCCGAGAACGAAGGCTTCCCGTTCGGCGTGAACCAGGGCTTGGCCGCCGCGCGCGGCGAATATGTGGTGCTGCTGAACAACGACGTGGTGGTGACGCGCGGCTGGCTCAGCCGGCAGCTGGCCTTGCTGACGGTGGATCCGCAGCTGGCCGTGGTCGGCCCGGTCACCAACGCCACCAGCGGACCACAACTGGTCGGCACCGCGACTTATGCCGGCCTGGGCGACGTCGACGCCTTCGCCGAGCAATGGGCCGTCGAGCACGCCGGCGAGATGGCCTTCGTCGCGCGTCTCACCGGCCTGTGCATGGTGATGCGGCGATCGCTGGTCGACACCATCGGCGGCATGGACACCATCTTCGGCTACGGCAACTGCGAGGACGACGACTTCTGCCTGCGCGTGCTGCGCAGCGGGCAACAGATCGCCATCGCCTACGACGTCTTCATCCACCACCACGGCAGCGCCACGTTCAAGGCGATGTCGCTGTCCGCCAGCCGGATGGTGGCCGACAACTGGGCGCTGTTCTGCGAAAAGTGGCAGCACCAAAGCCGGGTCCACACCGCCGAGGCGCTGCGCGCGCTGGCCGGCGCGCGACCGTTCGATCCCGCCGTCGATCCGATCCCCGTGGCGTACGGGGAGATCTATCACCCGGGCGCCGCGCCGCTGTCGCTGGAGACGGCCCACCGGCAACGCCTGCTGTGCATTCCTGATCTCGCCGACGACGCCTGGCTGGCGGCGATGGACGGCGTCTTTCGCGCCCTCCACAATCGCGATCCGGTCGCGGTCGTGGTTCGCGTCGATCCACCCACCGCGGCCACCGTCGAGCGCGCCGTCGCCGGCGTGAAGGCGATTCTGTCCGGCCAGGGCCGTTCGCTCGACGACGCTCCCGACATCGTGATCGAAGCCAGCGCCATCGCCCCGCGCGATCGCGGTGGCCTTTACACCGCCGCGACGGCGTTCATTCCGCTGCCCGGTTCCCGCGCCCGCTTCCTGACCCGCGAAGCGATCGCCTGCGGGTTACCGATCGTCGCCGCCGAAGGCGTGCGCCGGTTCGTCGAACAGCGTCGTTAG
- the groL gene encoding chaperonin GroEL (60 kDa chaperone family; promotes refolding of misfolded polypeptides especially under stressful conditions; forms two stacked rings of heptamers to form a barrel-shaped 14mer; ends can be capped by GroES; misfolded proteins enter the barrel where they are refolded when GroES binds), whose product MGPKKIIFSDSARRMVAEGVNVLADAVKVTLGPRGRFVVLDRPWGAPLASKDGVTVANEIDLHGPFTNMAAQMVKEVAMKTAAAAGDGTTTATVLAQAIFGEGVRLVAAGHKPIDLKRGIDAATEAVIAALKKLSKPVAGKKEMAQVGTISANGNEEVGEILANAMEKTGKDGVISVEENQSVETVLKLVDGLQFDRGYISPYFISNADELLCQLDNPYILVFEKKISALRDLLPVLEKVLSQGRPLLVIAEEVEGEALAAMVVNKLRGAFQCCAVKAPAFGENRKETLRDIAVVLGAEAIMEGSGIKLEAVSLDDLGQAKKVIVDVDNTTIIEGGGTKDAINGRMAQIRREMELTNSDYDKQKMHERLARLAGGVAIIKVGGTTEGELKEKKERVEDALMATRAAAEEGIVPGGGVALVRCIGALDKLTFDDDRQYGVNIVRRALESPLRQIAENAGVDGVLVVQKVREGKGAFGYNAATEEYGDLLKAGVIDPTKVVRVALQNAASISALMLTAGAMIAGDSDGTASTKVSMPPPEKPPERMPDPHEDEHDDH is encoded by the coding sequence ATGGGACCAAAGAAGATCATCTTCTCGGATTCGGCGCGGCGAATGGTGGCAGAGGGAGTCAACGTCCTGGCCGACGCGGTCAAGGTGACGCTGGGCCCGCGCGGCCGTTTCGTGGTGCTGGACCGACCGTGGGGCGCGCCGCTGGCGAGCAAGGACGGCGTCACCGTCGCCAACGAGATCGACCTGCACGGGCCGTTCACCAACATGGCGGCGCAGATGGTGAAAGAGGTGGCGATGAAGACCGCCGCCGCCGCCGGCGACGGGACCACCACCGCGACCGTGCTGGCGCAGGCCATCTTCGGCGAAGGCGTGCGCCTGGTCGCCGCCGGTCACAAGCCCATCGACCTCAAACGTGGCATCGACGCGGCGACCGAGGCGGTGATCGCCGCCTTGAAGAAGCTGTCCAAGCCGGTAGCAGGAAAAAAAGAGATGGCCCAGGTCGGCACCATCAGCGCCAACGGCAACGAGGAGGTGGGCGAGATCCTGGCCAACGCGATGGAGAAGACCGGCAAGGACGGCGTCATCAGCGTCGAAGAAAACCAGTCGGTCGAGACCGTCCTCAAGCTGGTCGACGGCCTGCAGTTCGACCGCGGGTACATCTCGCCTTACTTCATCAGCAACGCCGACGAGCTGCTGTGCCAGCTGGACAACCCGTACATCCTGGTCTTCGAAAAGAAGATTTCGGCCCTGCGCGACCTGCTGCCGGTGCTGGAGAAGGTGCTCAGCCAGGGACGCCCGCTGCTGGTGATCGCCGAGGAGGTCGAGGGCGAGGCGCTGGCCGCGATGGTGGTGAACAAGCTGCGCGGCGCCTTCCAGTGCTGCGCGGTCAAGGCGCCGGCCTTCGGCGAGAACCGCAAGGAGACCCTGCGCGACATCGCGGTGGTCCTGGGCGCCGAAGCGATCATGGAGGGCTCCGGCATCAAGCTGGAGGCGGTCAGCCTGGACGATCTCGGCCAGGCCAAGAAGGTGATCGTCGACGTGGACAACACCACCATCATCGAAGGCGGCGGCACCAAGGACGCCATCAACGGACGGATGGCCCAGATTCGCCGAGAGATGGAGCTGACCAATTCTGATTACGACAAGCAGAAGATGCACGAACGGCTGGCCCGACTGGCCGGCGGCGTCGCCATCATCAAGGTCGGCGGCACCACCGAGGGCGAGCTGAAGGAAAAGAAAGAGCGCGTCGAGGACGCCCTGATGGCCACCCGCGCGGCGGCCGAGGAAGGCATCGTCCCCGGCGGCGGCGTCGCGCTGGTCCGCTGCATCGGCGCCCTGGACAAGCTGACCTTCGACGACGATCGCCAGTACGGCGTGAACATCGTCCGGCGCGCGCTGGAGTCGCCGCTGCGCCAGATCGCCGAGAACGCCGGCGTCGACGGCGTGCTGGTGGTGCAGAAGGTGCGCGAAGGCAAAGGCGCCTTCGGCTACAACGCCGCCACCGAGGAGTACGGCGATCTGTTGAAGGCGGGCGTCATCGATCCGACCAAGGTGGTGCGGGTAGCGCTGCAAAACGCGGCGTCGATCTCGGCCTTGATGCTGACGGCCGGGGCGATGATTGCCGGCGACTCCGACGGCACGGCGTCGACCAAGGTCTCAATGCCCCCGCCCGAAAAACCGCCCGAGCGCATGCCCGATCCGCACGAGGACGAGCACGACGACCACTGA
- a CDS encoding tetratricopeptide repeat protein: METIATRQAQYQARLPAVIHLIEAGHWAEAVDSLRAIVATESDLAVAHNDLAAVCFQAGRLAEARASVRRAAELCQHDGELARTIRDNFAAIDAATRAANPAAAYEACVEVVNRLVARDELALAVAELERFVAAHPSAAEAWNDLAIVQQATERLQPALIASGIACEIDSYNADFRRTRAAILLDAGRCEDAGKVIAPVLIANRDDIDALILAGDITVAAGHPAEARPFYRHALEIDPECGRAALQLASLPMDPDTVDTGPAATLVLILSSNGAAAVDQTLRTFARHCQDQSQIDVKVLYHATGVEETRLYQAIAAEHPFATLVAEREMARQLPALLGPHRHVLLASDDTLFVRDFCLTDAARALDIEPRALGCALALGENTAQSPRSRRSQRVPALTRFAHGLCRYAWNNSDQDFGRPLGAVAGLYRADEIRRLLGKLSFSSAPSLDAALEGAAGLFTGSRPMMLCFDRAVAAPRAGEDSQAAAAFRTPSLAQPLPMAV, from the coding sequence ATGGAAACCATCGCCACCCGTCAAGCGCAGTACCAGGCCCGTTTGCCTGCCGTCATCCATTTGATCGAGGCAGGCCACTGGGCCGAGGCGGTGGACAGCCTGCGCGCCATCGTCGCCACCGAATCGGATCTGGCCGTTGCCCACAACGATCTGGCCGCCGTGTGCTTTCAAGCCGGTCGTCTGGCCGAGGCCCGCGCGTCGGTGAGACGCGCCGCTGAGCTCTGCCAGCACGACGGCGAGCTGGCGCGCACCATCCGCGACAACTTTGCCGCCATCGACGCCGCCACGCGCGCCGCCAATCCGGCGGCGGCGTACGAAGCCTGCGTGGAGGTGGTCAATCGACTGGTGGCGCGCGACGAGCTGGCCCTGGCCGTCGCCGAGCTGGAGCGATTCGTGGCCGCCCACCCCTCCGCCGCCGAAGCCTGGAACGATCTGGCCATCGTCCAGCAAGCGACGGAGCGGCTGCAGCCGGCGCTGATCGCCTCGGGGATCGCTTGCGAGATCGATTCCTATAACGCTGACTTTCGCCGCACGCGCGCCGCGATCTTGCTGGATGCCGGCCGCTGCGAAGACGCCGGCAAGGTGATCGCCCCGGTGCTGATCGCCAACCGCGATGACATTGATGCGCTGATCCTGGCCGGCGACATCACCGTCGCCGCCGGTCACCCGGCCGAGGCGCGCCCGTTCTATCGCCATGCCCTGGAGATTGATCCCGAGTGCGGACGGGCGGCGCTGCAGCTGGCATCGCTGCCCATGGACCCCGACACCGTCGACACCGGGCCCGCCGCCACGCTGGTGCTGATCCTCAGCAGCAACGGCGCGGCGGCCGTCGACCAGACGCTGCGCACCTTCGCCCGGCATTGCCAGGACCAATCGCAGATCGACGTCAAGGTCCTGTACCACGCCACCGGCGTGGAGGAGACCCGCCTTTACCAGGCCATCGCCGCCGAGCATCCGTTCGCCACCCTGGTCGCCGAGCGCGAGATGGCCAGGCAGCTGCCCGCGCTGTTGGGGCCGCACCGCCACGTGCTGCTGGCCAGCGACGACACGCTCTTCGTGCGCGATTTTTGCCTGACCGACGCCGCCCGCGCCCTGGACATCGAACCGCGGGCCCTGGGCTGCGCGCTGGCGCTGGGCGAAAACACTGCCCAGTCGCCGCGCTCGCGGCGCAGCCAGCGCGTCCCCGCCCTGACCCGGTTCGCGCACGGGCTTTGTCGATACGCCTGGAACAACAGCGACCAGGATTTCGGCCGCCCGCTGGGCGCCGTGGCGGGCCTTTACCGCGCCGACGAGATTCGCCGCCTGCTGGGCAAGTTGTCGTTCAGCAGCGCCCCGTCACTGGACGCCGCTTTGGAGGGGGCCGCCGGCCTGTTCACCGGCAGCCGCCCGATGATGTTGTGCTTTGACCGCGCGGTGGCCGCGCCGCGGGCCGGCGAAGACTCCCAGGCGGCCGCCGCCTTCCGCACGCCCAGCCTGGCCCAGCCCCTGCCCATGGCCGTCTGA
- a CDS encoding right-handed parallel beta-helix repeat-containing protein has protein sequence MRRGALCVAGLGLLAGVGCANSGKPNGAASSNADANGTGGAGPGAKPDGGTGGAAASDAGGSDVIDAGVDVGVASILIVAPDGQGSDCSLSRPCALTTARDQARTLTQRNGPQTIRLRGGTYALSQTFQLVESDTAHDSGLPGSPTVYEAAAGETPVLSGGVVVTGWSLFDQAKGIYRAKVDPSLRTRQLYVGGVRATRARGPVRPAGFTLTDTGVTAPNTAFATYRAPTQLEAIFDAQWRTIRCGVASVAGANLTLDQPCWDNANVTKKSPGGGWPPSSLFWIENAYELLDEAGEWFLDETAGDLFYKPRPGEDLTTATVVVPVLEALVDARGTTDRPIHDVTFRGLTFAFSTWLRPSSAEGSANWQACYDVTGTNAVQPGFDAMTRMPSAVTLSAAHDFLIENSMITHVGAGALSIENGSSGNSVSVNRFEDVSGCGIQLGDLSIWSADTPASQRTSNNLVEKNVITQVGAEYHGAVGIFVGITENSSILHNELFDLSYTGISVGWGGWNKDYAFGGNGSHAGPTYAHGNRIIGNRIHDVVSMMIDGGGIYTQGPQPDSVIEENYIYNVGTRTWAIGIYLDEGTQSYHVDHNVLTHVHDDIVRCWNTATPNQNLNNVIEQNFADVDFYSLDGNVGRNNTLVNGALPADAQAIADASGPGK, from the coding sequence TTGAGGCGTGGCGCGCTGTGCGTTGCCGGCCTGGGCTTGCTCGCCGGCGTGGGCTGCGCGAATTCGGGGAAACCGAATGGCGCCGCGAGCTCGAACGCTGACGCGAACGGTACCGGAGGAGCCGGCCCGGGCGCGAAACCCGACGGCGGCACCGGCGGCGCGGCGGCCAGCGACGCCGGCGGCTCGGACGTGATCGACGCGGGCGTCGACGTCGGCGTCGCGTCTATCTTGATCGTCGCGCCCGATGGTCAGGGTTCGGATTGTTCACTGTCGCGTCCCTGCGCCTTGACCACCGCGCGCGATCAGGCGCGCACGCTCACGCAACGCAACGGCCCGCAGACCATCCGTTTGCGCGGCGGCACGTACGCGCTGTCGCAGACGTTTCAGCTGGTCGAATCGGACACAGCGCACGATTCGGGCCTGCCGGGAAGTCCGACGGTCTACGAGGCGGCTGCGGGCGAGACGCCGGTGCTGAGCGGGGGCGTGGTCGTCACCGGATGGTCGCTTTTCGATCAGGCGAAGGGGATCTACCGCGCCAAGGTCGACCCGTCCCTGCGGACCCGCCAGCTTTATGTCGGCGGCGTACGGGCGACGCGCGCGCGTGGTCCCGTCCGTCCGGCTGGGTTCACGCTGACCGACACCGGCGTCACCGCGCCGAACACGGCCTTCGCGACCTACCGCGCGCCGACGCAGCTGGAAGCGATCTTCGACGCTCAGTGGCGCACGATCCGCTGTGGCGTCGCCAGCGTGGCCGGCGCGAATCTGACGCTCGATCAACCGTGCTGGGACAACGCCAACGTCACCAAGAAATCCCCCGGCGGCGGCTGGCCGCCGAGCTCGCTGTTCTGGATTGAAAATGCCTACGAGCTCCTCGACGAGGCCGGCGAATGGTTCCTTGACGAGACGGCGGGCGACCTGTTCTACAAACCGCGCCCGGGCGAGGATCTCACCACGGCGACGGTGGTCGTGCCCGTACTCGAGGCGCTGGTCGACGCGCGTGGCACCACGGATCGGCCCATTCACGACGTCACGTTCCGCGGTTTGACGTTCGCGTTCTCGACCTGGCTCCGACCGAGCAGTGCTGAAGGGAGCGCGAACTGGCAGGCCTGTTACGACGTCACCGGGACGAACGCCGTGCAGCCGGGTTTCGACGCCATGACCCGGATGCCGTCCGCCGTCACCCTGTCGGCGGCGCACGATTTCCTGATCGAAAACAGCATGATCACCCACGTCGGTGCCGGCGCCCTTTCGATCGAGAACGGCAGCAGTGGGAACAGCGTCTCGGTGAATCGGTTCGAGGACGTCTCGGGGTGCGGCATCCAGCTGGGCGATCTCTCGATCTGGTCGGCGGATACGCCCGCGTCGCAGCGGACATCAAACAATCTGGTCGAGAAGAACGTCATCACCCAGGTGGGCGCCGAGTACCACGGCGCGGTGGGCATCTTCGTGGGCATCACGGAGAACTCTTCCATCCTCCACAACGAATTGTTCGATCTGTCGTACACGGGTATCTCGGTGGGCTGGGGGGGATGGAACAAGGACTACGCCTTCGGCGGCAACGGATCCCACGCCGGCCCAACGTATGCGCACGGCAACCGCATCATCGGCAACCGCATCCACGACGTGGTCAGCATGATGATCGATGGGGGCGGCATCTACACCCAGGGGCCGCAGCCAGACTCGGTGATCGAGGAGAACTACATCTACAACGTCGGAACCCGGACCTGGGCGATCGGGATCTATCTTGACGAAGGGACCCAGAGCTACCACGTCGATCACAACGTCCTCACCCACGTTCACGACGACATCGTCCGTTGCTGGAACACGGCCACGCCCAATCAGAACCTCAACAACGTCATCGAGCAGAACTTCGCCGACGTCGACTTCTACTCGCTCGACGGTAACGTCGGTCGCAACAACACCCTGGTCAATGGCGCTTTGCCGGCGGACGCGCAGGCGATCGCGGACGCCTCCGGGCCAGGAAAATGA
- a CDS encoding basic secretory protein-like protein, with amino-acid sequence MTRCLSVVALSLFMAGAVGCGAGGGSTDKPSGTGGIGGPSGTGGSSSTPPGGSGGSSGSGGAGPSSSTGGSDGGTGPSPVEPAMDAGGLGGADGSSDATDGGGDAGETGDSASGPYGIVSCQPAFEVACKPAIKFTNGDPNGRGKVFTNVITDVTATLKDIACTTCSILYRTPDEIPQNERPATITLVLDTFGGVAQTYPATATIEFDLDYINTWAKQSPALVKQEMLGVLQHESVHIYQNYGNNGTGEGEADLVRTRVGYYQRNRWQKGGSWKDPYTNSGFFYSWLTGPCSFHAENYPQHDFNFPYKLNKALAGTSGDASYTAVDNLLRQLFAKGADELWQQYQDTAF; translated from the coding sequence GTGACTCGATGTCTGTCGGTGGTGGCCCTTTCTTTGTTCATGGCGGGCGCGGTCGGCTGCGGCGCAGGCGGCGGATCGACCGACAAGCCGTCAGGCACAGGCGGCATCGGCGGCCCCTCTGGAACCGGCGGCTCCTCGTCGACGCCGCCTGGCGGAAGCGGCGGCAGCAGCGGCAGCGGTGGTGCTGGTCCGTCGTCGTCCACCGGCGGCAGTGACGGTGGGACCGGGCCGTCGCCAGTGGAACCCGCGATGGACGCAGGCGGCCTGGGCGGTGCTGATGGGAGCAGCGACGCCACCGACGGGGGCGGCGACGCGGGCGAGACTGGCGACAGCGCCAGCGGTCCTTACGGGATCGTTTCGTGCCAACCCGCCTTCGAAGTCGCCTGCAAACCGGCCATCAAATTCACCAACGGGGATCCAAACGGCCGCGGCAAGGTGTTCACCAACGTGATCACCGACGTGACAGCCACACTGAAAGACATCGCGTGCACGACGTGCTCCATCCTCTATCGAACCCCGGACGAAATTCCGCAAAACGAACGCCCCGCCACCATCACGCTGGTCCTCGACACGTTCGGTGGTGTGGCGCAGACGTACCCCGCCACCGCGACGATTGAGTTCGACCTCGATTACATCAACACCTGGGCCAAGCAGAGCCCTGCCCTCGTCAAACAGGAAATGCTGGGGGTCTTGCAACACGAGTCGGTGCACATCTATCAGAACTACGGCAACAACGGCACCGGCGAGGGAGAGGCTGATCTGGTTCGCACGCGCGTGGGCTATTACCAGCGAAATCGCTGGCAGAAGGGCGGCTCGTGGAAAGATCCCTACACCAACTCGGGATTTTTCTACTCGTGGTTGACCGGCCCGTGCTCGTTTCACGCCGAGAACTACCCGCAACACGACTTCAACTTTCCATACAAGCTCAACAAGGCCCTCGCCGGTACCAGCGGCGACGCCAGCTACACCGCCGTGGACAATTTGCTGAGACAACTCTTCGCCAAAGGCGCGGACGAGCTGTGGCAGCAATATCAGGACACCGCGTTTTGA
- a CDS encoding nuclear transport factor 2 family protein yields MTTASTLLQDNPNRVFNERDANRRAQAIQELYAADVTFYEHQATSSGTEAIARAVTHLLGALPPTLTFSMAAPPMLNHAMGKLLWRGHLDGTTVVTGTDIAQIEKGRIRSLHVFVDAPKES; encoded by the coding sequence ATGACAACCGCTAGCACGTTGCTGCAGGACAACCCCAACCGAGTGTTCAACGAGCGCGATGCCAATCGCCGTGCCCAGGCGATCCAGGAGCTCTATGCGGCGGACGTGACCTTCTATGAGCACCAGGCGACGTCCTCCGGGACGGAAGCGATCGCTCGTGCCGTGACCCATCTGCTGGGCGCGCTTCCCCCGACCCTCACTTTCTCGATGGCGGCGCCTCCGATGCTAAACCACGCAATGGGCAAGCTTCTCTGGAGAGGACATCTCGACGGAACGACCGTCGTGACGGGCACGGACATCGCGCAGATCGAGAAGGGACGCATTCGCTCGCTCCATGTCTTCGTCGACGCACCGAAGGAATCGTGA
- a CDS encoding NAD(P)H-dependent oxidoreductase, which yields MNVTIDQGPMTPAAPKLNLLVLAASLRAESLNRKLAELAARIAEHSGAKVDRASMRDFDVPLYDGDLQDSAGIPPGALDFQRRLVASDAFIVASPEYNRSMPGAIKNLIDWTSRLRPQPFDGRHGLLLSASPSLAGGNHGLWALRVPFEHLGARIFPDMFSLATAQKAFAEGELVDPALRERFEKNVLAFLSLAEAAKHYPCMKRAWVEFLGEPPSASATRDERTG from the coding sequence TTGAACGTCACCATCGACCAAGGCCCTATGACCCCTGCCGCTCCCAAGCTCAACCTGCTGGTTCTCGCGGCGTCGCTGCGCGCCGAGTCGCTGAACCGGAAGCTAGCCGAGTTGGCTGCCAGGATCGCCGAGCACTCCGGAGCGAAGGTCGATCGAGCGTCGATGCGCGACTTCGACGTTCCGCTTTACGACGGGGATTTGCAGGACAGCGCCGGAATCCCGCCAGGGGCGCTCGACTTTCAAAGGCGGCTCGTCGCCAGCGACGCGTTCATCGTCGCGTCGCCCGAATACAACCGGTCCATGCCCGGAGCCATCAAGAACCTGATCGATTGGACTTCACGCTTGCGACCGCAGCCATTCGATGGCCGACACGGACTGCTGCTGTCGGCGTCGCCGTCACTGGCGGGAGGCAACCACGGCCTGTGGGCGTTGCGAGTCCCCTTCGAACACCTGGGCGCGCGGATCTTTCCCGACATGTTCTCCCTTGCGACGGCCCAAAAGGCCTTCGCGGAGGGCGAGCTGGTCGACCCCGCGTTGCGAGAGCGCTTCGAAAAGAACGTTCTTGCGTTTCTCTCGCTCGCCGAAGCGGCGAAGCACTATCCGTGCATGAAGAGGGCCTGGGTCGAGTTCCTCGGCGAACCGCCCAGCGCGAGCGCCACGCGAGACGAAAGGACGGGATGA
- a CDS encoding ester cyclase has product MSMNKSGSEDKVRIAREYLARVFNEHQPDRALDYVTPDVVWRGGSLGTVSGAANLAGLLRVFIGALPDLQAVEQDVVASADLVVLRLIVTATHKGDLLGMPATNRKVRWDAIDVYRINDDGKISEEWAADDMAAFASQLGAIKLPWST; this is encoded by the coding sequence ATGAGCATGAACAAGAGTGGGTCGGAGGATAAGGTCCGGATCGCCCGAGAATACCTCGCGCGCGTCTTCAACGAGCACCAGCCTGATCGCGCACTCGACTACGTCACGCCCGATGTCGTATGGCGCGGCGGCTCACTCGGCACGGTGAGCGGCGCGGCGAACCTGGCCGGACTGCTGCGCGTCTTCATCGGGGCGCTCCCGGACCTGCAGGCGGTCGAGCAAGACGTTGTCGCCAGCGCTGATCTCGTGGTCTTGCGCCTCATTGTGACGGCGACACACAAAGGTGACCTCCTCGGCATGCCTGCCACGAATCGAAAGGTCCGCTGGGATGCGATCGACGTGTATCGCATCAACGACGACGGCAAGATCAGCGAAGAGTGGGCGGCGGACGACATGGCGGCCTTTGCGAGCCAACTCGGCGCGATCAAGCTTCCCTGGAGCACTTGA